Proteins from a genomic interval of Lycium ferocissimum isolate CSIRO_LF1 chromosome 2, AGI_CSIRO_Lferr_CH_V1, whole genome shotgun sequence:
- the LOC132032942 gene encoding putative GEM-like protein 8, giving the protein MMPNQRVPMRSQRRLLTASVNPSLTLENSKTTQHTLEILSNGFQEDERLWPRLIESVKAKLSLQGTKILKVKRTKNCFEKKFSVKPEEKLVKAAQCNLQTTAGPIAGLLFISTDRAAFCSHKPIKISSSSGEIIKFHYKISIPLRK; this is encoded by the exons ATGATGCCAAACCAAAGAGTTCCGATGAGATCACAGAGAAGACTTTTAACTGCTTCTGTAAACCCGTCGCTGACCcttgaaaattcaaaaaccacacaacacacacttgaAATACTTTCAAATGGCTTTCAAGAGGATG AGAGATTGTGGCCTCGACTGATCGAAAGTGTGAAGGCCAAGTTAAGCCTGCAGGGAACAAAGATTCTCAAAGTGAAAAGAACAAagaattgttttgaaaaaaaattcagtgTCAAACCTGAAGAAAAACTTGTAAAGGCAGCGCAGTGTAATTTACAAACAACAGCAGGTCCTATTGCAGGCCTTCTCTTCATTTCCACAGATAGGGCTGCTTTTTGCAGTCACAAACCAATCAAGATTTCTTCTTCCAGTGGCGAGATTATTAAATTCCACTACAAG ATATCGATTCCACtgagaaaataa